GGCATTTTTCTCGTCATGAATTACAAGCCCGATGCGACGCTGGCGTTTGCATCGGTCGAGTACATCATGCGCGAAGTACCGTGGGGCTGGTTGATCCGGTATATGCATTCGACGGGCGCGTCGATGTTTTTCATCGTCGTTTATTTGCATATGTTCCGCAGCCTGATGTACGGGTCGTACCGCAAGCCGCGAGAGCTCGTCTGGATTTTCGGATGCGCCACGTTCCTGTGTCTGATGGCGGAAGCGTTCTTCGGCTATCTGCTGCCCTGGGGGCAAATGTCGTTCTGGGGCGCGCAGGTTATCGTGAATCTGTTTTCGGCGATCCCGTTTATCGGCCCTGACTTGTCGCTGTGGATTCGCGGCGATTATGTCGTGTCCGATGTCACGTTGAACCGCTTCTTCGCGTTCCACGTCATTGCGATTCCGCTGGTGTTGATCGGACTCGTGGTCGCGCATTTGGTCGCGCTCCATGAAGTAGGATCGAATAATCCGGACGGCATCGAGATCAAGGCGAAAAAGGACGCGGACGGCATCCCGCTCGACGGTATTCCGTTTCATCCGTATTACTCGGTGCACGACTTCATGGGCGTGTGCGTCTTTTTGCTGATTTTCGCGGCGATCATTTTCTTCGCCCCTGAAATGGGCGGGTATTTCCTCGAAGCGAATAACTTCGTGCCGGCCAACCCGCTGCAAACGCCGTCTGAAATCGCGCCGGTGTGGTACTTCACCCCGTTTTACGCGATGCTGCGTGCGACCACGGATCCATTCAAGATCGTGCTGATGATCGTCATCGGGTTGCTCGGGGTTTTCGCGCTTCTGCGGGCGCGCGGAAAGTGGCGCATCGGGCTGCCGGTGCTGGCGCTCATCGTCATCGTGTTCATGGCGCTCACCGAATCCAAGTTTTGGGGTGTGGTGGTCATGGGCACGGCGGTCGTTTCGCTGTTTTTCTTGCCGTGGCTCGACCGCAGCCCGGTCAAGTCCATCCGCTACCGGCCGCTGTTCCACAAGGTGTTTTACGGGATCTTCGTTATCGCATTTCTCATCTTGGGCTTTCTCGGAACAAGACCGCCGTCGCCGGGGGCGACGCTTATCGCGCAGGTCTGCGCGCTCGTTTACTTCGCGTTTTTCCTCGGAATGCCTTTCTGGACGCCGCGCGGCAGGTTCAAGACGCCGCCCGAGCGAGTGAACTACAAACTCCACTGAGCGCCCGTCCGGAGACGACACGATGAAAAAATGGCTCTCGACTCTCGCGATGATCGGCGCGGCGATGTTTGCGTTCAGCGGCGCGCCGGCGCACGCGCAAGAAGAAGCGGTGCTGGACCGCGCGCCCGATAACGCGGACAATTTTGCGTCTTTGCAGCATGGCGCCCAAATCTTTGTAAACTACTGCCTGAATTGCCATAGTGCGAGCCTGATGCGCTACAACCGTCTGACCGATCTCGGGCTGACGCAAAAGCAGATTCAGGACAATCTGCTGTTCTCAACGGACAAGATTGGCAACACGATGAGCGTCGCGATGCGTCCCGACGACGCGAAAGCGTGGTTCGGCGCGTCGCCGCCGGATTTGTCGGTGGAGGCGCGGGCGCGCGGCAAGGACTGGCTCTATACGTACTTGCGCAGCTTCTACCGCGATCCGACGCGGCCGACCGGCTGGAACAATCGCGTGTTCGAGAACGTAGGAATGCCGCACGTGCTGTGGACGCTGCAGGGCATCCGCGACGCACGATTCGAGACCGATACGGATGAGAAAACCGGGGAAAAGGTAAAAAGATTCGTGGGTTACACTCAGGTGACGCCTGGCACCATGTCGAACGTGGATTATGATTCAACTGTGGCCGACCTGGTTTCGTACCTTTCGTGGATGTCTGAACCCGCCCAGCAGACCCGCAAGCGCCTCGGCGTCTGGGTCTTGCTGTTCCTGGCGCTCCTGAGCTTCCTCGCATGGCGTCTGAACGCGGCATACTGGCGAGATATCAAATAGCACGCCATCGACGGCGTGGGTCGGCGCGGCGACTCCCGGGAGGGATTCGCCGCGGCCGGCCCTTCGAGTTTACTGAAGGGACTTAAAAACATGATGGTTCTGTATTCCGGCACTACTTGCCCGTTCTCCCAGCGCTGCCGGCTGGTGTTGTTCGAAAAGGGCATGGATTTCGAGATCCGCGACGTCGATCTGTTCAACAAGCCGGAAGACATCGCGGTGATGAATCCGTACGGTCAGGTGCCGATCCTCGTCGAGCGCGACTTGATCCTGTATGAGTCGAACATCATCAACGAATACATCGACGAGCGTTTCCCGCACCCGCAGTTGATGCCGGCCGATCCGGTCCAGCGCGCCCGTGCGCGTCTCTTCCTGCTCAACTTCGAGAAGGAGCTGTTCGTTCACGTCGGCA
This Caballeronia sp. LZ062 DNA region includes the following protein-coding sequences:
- a CDS encoding cytochrome bc complex cytochrome b subunit, translating into MATADKDVETTGLTGWIDRRFPLTSTWKKHVSEYYAPKNFNFWYFFGSLSMLVLVIQIVTGIFLVMNYKPDATLAFASVEYIMREVPWGWLIRYMHSTGASMFFIVVYLHMFRSLMYGSYRKPRELVWIFGCATFLCLMAEAFFGYLLPWGQMSFWGAQVIVNLFSAIPFIGPDLSLWIRGDYVVSDVTLNRFFAFHVIAIPLVLIGLVVAHLVALHEVGSNNPDGIEIKAKKDADGIPLDGIPFHPYYSVHDFMGVCVFLLIFAAIIFFAPEMGGYFLEANNFVPANPLQTPSEIAPVWYFTPFYAMLRATTDPFKIVLMIVIGLLGVFALLRARGKWRIGLPVLALIVIVFMALTESKFWGVVVMGTAVVSLFFLPWLDRSPVKSIRYRPLFHKVFYGIFVIAFLILGFLGTRPPSPGATLIAQVCALVYFAFFLGMPFWTPRGRFKTPPERVNYKLH
- a CDS encoding cytochrome c1, translated to MKKWLSTLAMIGAAMFAFSGAPAHAQEEAVLDRAPDNADNFASLQHGAQIFVNYCLNCHSASLMRYNRLTDLGLTQKQIQDNLLFSTDKIGNTMSVAMRPDDAKAWFGASPPDLSVEARARGKDWLYTYLRSFYRDPTRPTGWNNRVFENVGMPHVLWTLQGIRDARFETDTDEKTGEKVKRFVGYTQVTPGTMSNVDYDSTVADLVSYLSWMSEPAQQTRKRLGVWVLLFLALLSFLAWRLNAAYWRDIK
- a CDS encoding glutathione S-transferase N-terminal domain-containing protein → MMVLYSGTTCPFSQRCRLVLFEKGMDFEIRDVDLFNKPEDIAVMNPYGQVPILVERDLILYESNIINEYIDERFPHPQLMPADPVQRARARLFLLNFEKELFVHVGTLENEKGKAAEKNHEKARSAIRDRLTQLAPIFLKNKYMLGEEFSMLDVAIAPLLWRLDHYGIELSKNAAPLMKYAERIFSRPAYIEALTPSEKVMRR